A stretch of the Teretinema zuelzerae genome encodes the following:
- a CDS encoding caspase family protein yields MKTPYLALALSAAALLTAAQEGFCQTTEKSPIDRYALYVASNNGGPGREVLRYAGSDAEKVAQTLSEIGGVPAAKSILLIDPARSDVDLAFESIAADISRNKGKARRSEFIFYYSGHSDEAALLLGTETYGYGELKASLGTVPSDVHVVMLDSCYSGNFVRTKGGSRQKPFLMDDSTIVQGHAYLSSSSEYEASQESDKLQASYFTHALVSGLRGAADSSGDRRVSLNELYHYAFNETLAKTESSTIGPQHPSYNITLVGSGDLVMTDISDAESMIHIPADQEGAYFFRNSGGILVSEINKMKGTEVALALPSGYYQVSLVTPLAASQGSIRLERGQKISLDPSHFSSVIRSQGRARGMTVQPLSGEEEEYDPYGEFDPNNEADLAAVREYARARAEEADHASRQEQAENQAGAGLPGPGTRWEPISVSLFPGLEFPQNPGDYVNVAVSPFMLANRHINGVQAAGFMAMNDGSLQGVQAAGFMATATGVINGVQAAGFMCTADSDQTMNGMQASGFLNSVEGSLHGPQFAGFLNSISGDLKGFQAAGFMNSGEGFIDGGQAAGFLNSADKGFNGLQAAGFLNSAGEVSRGVQISGFINVANEIEGAQIGIVNIAKKNQGVALGLLNFIADGIMAASVYGDTNGMGWAQYQGGTKQFFTTFCLGTPVRWDRQWDWDFTVFGFGVGHRLFEFGNMSVDVEIFSKQVIDTKEWDSYGELVIETDEEAERFGWELAQMQIPSARITGNMHIADHLSCFASWNADVLIPGYNDKAFTYGKTGTLQEMNDNLAVYTSWSFGVRF; encoded by the coding sequence ATGAAAACACCGTATCTTGCCCTCGCCCTTTCCGCCGCGGCCTTATTAACGGCCGCGCAGGAGGGATTCTGCCAAACGACCGAGAAATCCCCCATCGACCGGTACGCCCTGTACGTAGCCTCCAACAACGGCGGCCCGGGACGGGAAGTGCTCCGCTACGCGGGATCGGACGCCGAGAAGGTAGCGCAAACCCTCTCCGAAATCGGCGGAGTTCCCGCCGCGAAAAGCATACTCCTGATAGACCCCGCCCGCTCCGATGTGGATCTCGCCTTCGAGTCCATCGCCGCCGATATCTCGCGAAACAAGGGAAAGGCGCGGCGCAGCGAGTTCATATTCTATTATTCGGGACATTCGGACGAAGCGGCGCTTCTTCTGGGAACCGAAACCTACGGATACGGAGAGCTGAAAGCATCCCTTGGAACGGTGCCCTCCGATGTGCACGTCGTCATGCTGGATTCCTGTTATTCGGGCAATTTCGTCCGAACCAAGGGCGGTTCGCGGCAAAAGCCTTTTTTGATGGACGATTCGACCATTGTCCAGGGACACGCCTATCTTTCGTCCAGTTCCGAATACGAAGCTTCGCAGGAATCCGACAAGCTCCAGGCCTCCTATTTTACCCACGCTCTGGTAAGCGGCCTGCGGGGAGCGGCGGACAGCTCGGGAGACCGGAGGGTTTCGCTCAACGAACTCTACCATTACGCCTTCAACGAGACGCTGGCGAAAACCGAATCCAGCACGATCGGCCCTCAGCATCCTTCCTATAACATCACCCTTGTCGGTTCAGGCGATCTCGTCATGACCGATATTTCGGACGCCGAGTCCATGATTCATATACCGGCGGATCAGGAGGGAGCGTATTTCTTCCGGAACAGCGGGGGCATCCTGGTTTCCGAGATAAACAAGATGAAGGGCACCGAAGTAGCCCTCGCCCTTCCGTCCGGCTACTACCAGGTTTCTCTGGTGACTCCGCTCGCCGCGAGCCAGGGTTCCATCCGCCTTGAGCGGGGACAGAAAATCTCGCTCGACCCCTCGCACTTTTCCTCCGTTATCCGCAGCCAGGGCAGAGCCCGGGGAATGACGGTGCAGCCGCTTTCAGGCGAGGAAGAAGAATACGATCCCTACGGCGAGTTCGATCCGAACAACGAAGCCGATCTCGCCGCCGTGCGCGAATACGCCAGAGCGAGGGCCGAGGAAGCCGATCATGCATCCCGGCAGGAACAGGCCGAAAACCAGGCGGGAGCAGGACTTCCCGGTCCGGGAACGAGATGGGAACCGATCAGCGTGTCCCTGTTCCCCGGATTAGAATTTCCCCAAAATCCCGGGGACTACGTCAACGTCGCGGTAAGCCCCTTCATGCTTGCCAACCGGCATATCAACGGCGTGCAGGCGGCGGGCTTCATGGCGATGAACGACGGATCGCTGCAGGGAGTTCAGGCGGCGGGCTTCATGGCGACGGCCACCGGCGTCATCAACGGAGTGCAGGCCGCGGGCTTCATGTGCACGGCGGATTCGGATCAAACCATGAACGGCATGCAGGCGTCCGGTTTTCTCAACAGCGTCGAAGGATCCCTCCACGGACCCCAGTTCGCCGGATTCCTTAATTCGATCAGCGGCGACCTCAAGGGATTCCAGGCAGCCGGCTTCATGAACAGCGGAGAAGGATTCATCGACGGCGGACAAGCCGCCGGCTTTCTCAACAGCGCGGACAAGGGCTTTAACGGATTGCAGGCGGCGGGCTTTCTGAACTCCGCCGGCGAAGTTTCCCGCGGCGTCCAGATTTCAGGCTTCATCAACGTAGCGAATGAAATCGAAGGCGCCCAGATCGGCATCGTCAACATAGCCAAGAAGAATCAGGGCGTCGCGCTGGGTCTGCTCAACTTTATCGCGGACGGCATCATGGCAGCCTCCGTCTACGGAGACACCAACGGAATGGGATGGGCGCAGTATCAGGGCGGAACCAAGCAGTTCTTCACCACCTTCTGCCTGGGAACGCCGGTCAGGTGGGATCGGCAGTGGGACTGGGACTTCACCGTTTTCGGCTTCGGAGTCGGGCATCGCCTGTTCGAATTCGGCAACATGAGCGTCGATGTCGAAATATTCTCGAAGCAGGTTATAGACACGAAAGAATGGGATAGCTACGGAGAGCTTGTGATCGAGACCGACGAGGAAGCGGAAAGATTCGGCTGGGAGCTGGCGCAAATGCAGATTCCTTCGGCGCGGATCACCGGCAACATGCATATCGCAGACCACCTGAGCTGCTTTGCGTCCTGGAACGCCGACGTCCTGATCCCTGGATACAACGATAAGGCGTTCACCTACGGAAAAACCGGAACGCTCCAGGAAATGAACGACAATCTGGCGGTGTATACCAGCTGGTCCTTCGGCGTGAGGTTTTAA